GTTGGAGACCCGGAGCACGAGGCCGTTGACGCGGCCCTGACGGGAGGCGGCCAGCACGGCGCGCGACCCGCGCAGCTTGGTCGAGCCGTACCAGCTCACCGGCCGGGTGTCGGTGGCCTCGTCCACCGGGCGGCCCTGCGGGACGGGGCCGTACTCGTACATCGAGCCGAGCTGGATCAGGCGGGGCCGCCACGGCACGTCCGCCGCCGCGGCCACCAGCCGCTCGACCAGGACGGCGTGGACCGCGGTCATGTCCTCGTCCGTGGCGCCCCAGACCGCGCCCGTGGCGTTGACCACGGCGGTGGCCCGCTCGGTGATGAGCAGCGCGGTCAGGTCGGGCACGGCCAGCTCCAGGAGGTCGAGCGCGAGCAGCGGCACGGGCGGCGCGGTGACCGGGCCCGAGGCGACCGCCAGCACGTCGTCGCCGGCCTGGGCGAAGGCCGTGCAGAGGTGACCGCCGATGAACCCGGTGCCGCCCAGCACGAGGACGCGGCCGGGGCTGTTCACCCCTGCACCTCCACGGTCGAGGTGTCGCCGATCACGAGCCGGTGGTGCGGCACGTGCGCGGCGGCCGTGCGCACCTGCGCGGCCCGGCCGATCAGCGAGTCGCAGATGTGCCGGACATGGCTGACCGCGACCTCGGCCAGCAGGATGGAGGAGGCCACCCCGGAGTCCCTGATCACGCAGCCGCGGCCGAGCGAGGCGTAGGGGCCGACGGAGCTGTCCTCGACCAGCGTGTCGGCGCCGATGATCGCCGGGCCCTGGATGCGCGAGCGGACGATCTTGGCGCCCGCCTCGATGATCACCTGGCCGGACAGCTCGCTGTCGGCGTCGATCTCGCCGTCGATCCGGCCGGTGATGTCCTCCAGCAGGACGCGGTTGCACCGGAGCACGTCCTCGATCCGGCCGGTGTCCTGCCAGAAGCCGTCGAAGCGGCGGGCCCGCACCTCGTGCCCGGCCGCGACCAGCCACTGCAGCGCGTCGGTGATCTCCAGCTCGCCCCGGCCGCTCGGCTCGATCGCCGCGACGGCCTCGTGCACCGCCGGGGTGAAGAAGTACACGCCGAGCACCGCCAGGTTGCCGACGGGCCGGCGCGGCTTCTCCACCAGGGCGGTGACGCGCCCGGAGGGGTCGGTCACCGCCACCCCGAAGGCGCTGGGGTCGGGCACCGGCCGGACCAGGATCTGGGCCGCGGGCCGCCGCGCCCGGAACTCCCGCGCCGCCGCGCCGATGCCGCCGGTCAGCAGGTTATCGCCCAGGTACATGACGAAGTCGTCGGCGCCGAGGAAGTCGCGCGCGACCAGCACGCAGTGGGCCAGCCCGAGCGCCTCGTCCTGCCGCAGGTACGTGATGCGCAGGCCGAGCGCCGACCCGTCGCCGAACTCCTCCCTGATCTCCTGGGCGTGGCCGCCGACGATGACGCCGACGTCGCGCACGCCGATCTCGGCGATGTCCTCCAGGCAGTGCAGCAGCACCGGCTTGTTGGCGATCGGCACGAGCTGCTTGGGCATCGAGTAGCTGAGCGGCCGCAACCGGGTTCCGGTGCCGCCCGCGAGCACGAGGGCCTTCATGGTCAGGTACCTCGCTGGTCGTCGCGGTGCACCCGGCGCTCGCGGACGAGCAGCCGCCCCTCGACCCGGACGAGGACGTCCTCGCACACGCAGCTCAGGTGCGTACGGGTCGGCCCGCCGCTGGGCGTGGCCAGGATCAGGGCGTAGCAGCGGACCAGGACGGCGCCGTCGGCCGCCCGCGGGGTGATCTCGATCATGCCGTGCCAGTGCCGGTGGACCTCGTCGGCCTCCAGCAGCCGCCGGTAGCCCGCGCCCACGCCGCCGGCCAGCGCGGCGCGCCCGCGTACCGGCTCGCGGCCGCCGGGGGGATGGAAGACGCCGTCGTCGGTGAAGGTCAGCGCCCATTCCTCGGCGCGTCCCTCGTCGAGGAGGTGGAAGTGGGCGGCGTAGAACTGCTCGACCTCGGCGCGCAGCTCGGCCGGGGTGATGATGCCGGTCGTGGTCATCGTGCTCTCCTCACTGGTCCGCGACGGTGAACAGGTCCGTGCGGACGGTGATGCCGGGGTTGCCGAAGGCGATCCAGGAGGTGATCGCGTCGTCGGCCGGGGGGCTGCGCCGCGGGCCGCCGTCGCCGAACATGCTCTCGGCCTGGGCGAGCTGCACGGCCAGCACCTTCTCGACGTCGGGCCGGCGGGCGATCTCGAAGGCGGCCAGCGCCCCGGCGTCCGGCGCGCCGTCGGCCAGGGCCTCCACCAGCAGCGGGTGCAGCAGCGCGGCGTCCTGCACGGCGAGGTTGATCCCCTGCGCGCCGAGCGGGCCGTGCGTGTGGGCGGCGTCGCCGATCAGCACGAGACCGTCCGCGGCCCACGCGGTGGCGCAGCCGGAGAAGACGTCCAGCAGGGTCAGGTCGGCGAGCCGGGTGATCTGCTCGTCGATGGCGGCGGCGTACCGGGGCAGGGCGGCCCGCAGCTCGTCCTTGATGGGGCCGACGCCCTCGGCGGCGAGCGCGGCGTAGCCGCCGTGCGGCACGACCCAGGCGATCTGGACCCGGTCGGGGTAGGAGTCGTGCAGCAGCACCGCGCCGCCGGGGCCGCGGTCGATGCGGACCAGCCCCGGCCGCTCCGCGGGCGGCAGCTCCAGGCGGAACCACAGCAGGTCGTGCTCGAACGCGTCCAGCCGCTCCTGCCCGATGCCGGCCAGCCGCCGCGTCTTGGAGTAGCGGCCGTCCGCGCCCACCACGCAGCGCGCCCGGACGCGCGCGGTCCTCCCGCCGGAGGTGACGACGCCGGTGACGCGGCCCTCCTCGGTGAGCAGGCCGCCGATCCCGGCGCCGGCCAGCCGCACGAAGCCCGGCAGGCGTTCGCACCGCTCGGTCAGCTCGGCCAGCACGTGCCGCTGCGGCACGCTCAGCAGGTAGTTGTACGGCCCGGGCAGCCGGGTGTAGTCGATCTCCAGCCGGGTGACGCCTCCCGCGGTGAACCGGAACCCGCTCAGCGGGCAGGCGCCTCGCGCGCGCGCCCCCTCCAGCGCCCCGAGCCGGTCGAGCACCCGCGCGCCGCCGGGCTGCAGGATCTCGCCCCGGTAGTGGCGCTCCAGCGTCGCCGACCGTTCCACCAGCGTCACGCCCAGACCGGAGCGCAGCAGCAGCAGGCTCAGGGTCAGACCGGCCGGCCCGCCGCCGACCACGCAGACGTCCGTCGTGATCTCGTCCACGGGCTCAGCTCACCCCCGCCTGTTCCTCGGCGTACTGCTTGGCCAGTCGCAGGTTGGTGGTGCTGTTGGCGCTGAGGTGGCGGCGCAGGAAGCGGCGGGCGTCGGCCACGGTGGTGCCGGGGCCGAGCACGTCGAGCCGGTCGGGGCGGATCGTGCAGGTGTGCCGGGACTCCAGCACCACCCCCTCCGGCGTGGGGGTGAACCGCCAGTGCCCGGTGTGGGCCGACATCAGCGGCGGCGGCGTGATCTGCTTGTAGACGATCAGCTCGTGGGGCAGGCAGACCCGCACCGACCGGGTGGTGACCGACCCGCCGCCCTTGACCGGGGTGACCATGTCGAAGAACTGGATGTTCGGCACGTTCTCCGTCATGTCGAGGCTGATGACGTGCTCCAGCTTCTCCGGCCACTTGTCGGCCTCGTAGAGCACCTTCCAGGCGTCGCGCACGTCCCCGCCGGCGAAGACGGGGTCGCGGAAGTCGATGGTCAGCTCGTCCGGCAGTTCCGCGGCGGCCTTCAGCTCGGCCAGCCGGTCGCGCAGGCGCGCCTCCCGCCCGGCGGGGCCGTCGGCGGGGCCGTCGGCGGCGGGGCCGGTCACGTGGAGCGACACGTCCGTGCCGCCGTCCGGGCGGGCGCCGAACACCCACTCCTCCGCGCCGGCGGTGATCCGCAGCGCGGCGGCGTCGAGGGTGCGCGCGGCCCGCCACGTGGTGACGGTCTCGCCGGCGCCGAGCTCCCAGACCTGGATCTCGTCGCGGTCCGCCGAGCGGGCGGCGCGGTCGGCGTGCACCACGGGGCCGAACCACTGCGGCCAGAACCGCACGTCGGCGACGCGGTCGAACACGGTCTCGGGCGGGGCCTGGACGGTGATGCGGTACTCGGCCCGGTGAGCGGTGGCCTGGGTCATGGCGCGTCCTTCCGTGCTTGCTGCAGGGGCAGGGTCCGAGCGTCGGGGAGGCACCTCAATGTCCGCTTGAGGCGGAGCGCAAAATCAGCGGTTTCCACCATTCGGGGTGGTCCCGGTACCAGGTCACGGTGTCCGCCAGCCCCGTGGCGAAGTCGATCCGGGGCGCGTACCCCAGCTCGCGGCGGATCTTGCTGTCGTCGACGCTGTAGCGGTAGTCGTGGGCCTTGCGGTCGGTCACGTGCCGCACCATGTCGGCGCCCGCGCCCAGGTGGCCGAGCAGCAGGCCGGTCACCTCGCGGTTGGTGAGCTCGGCGCCGCCGCCGACGTTGTAGACCTCGCCGGCCCGGCCGCGGCGCAGCACCAGGTCCACGGCCCGGCAGTGGTCGTCCACGTGCAGCCACTCGCGGCGGTTGCCGCCGTCCCCGTACAGCGGGACCGGGACGCCGCGCAGCAGGTTCGTGACGAAGAGCGGGATCAGCTTCTCCGGGTACTGGTAGGGGCCGTAGTTGTTGGAGCAGCGGGTGATGCTCAGGTCCAGGCCGTGGGTGCGCCAGTACGATCGGGCGATCAGGTCGCCGCCCGCCTTGGACGCGGCGTAGGGCGAGTTCGGGGCCAGCGGGGCGTCCTCGGCGCACGAACCGGACGCGACCGAGCCGTACACCTCGTCCGTGGAGACGTGCACGACGCGCGCGATCCCGGTCCTGCGGCACGCCTCCAGCAGGGTCTGGGTGCCGCACACGTTGGTGACGGCGAACGCGGCACCGTCGGCCACCGAGCGGTCCACGTGCGACTCGGCGGCGAAATGGACCACGGCGTCGTGCCCGGGCAGCACGTCGAGCAGCAGCGGCAGGTCGCACACGTCGCCGCGGACGAACGTCAGCCCCGGATGCTCCGCCGGCAGGTTCTCCCTGCGGCCGGCGTAGGTCAGCTTGTCCAGGACGGTGACCCGCGACCCGGGCGGGCCGTACCCGCCCTCCAGGACCTGGCGCACGTAATGGGAACCGATGAAGCCGGCACCGCCGGTGACGAGAATCCTCATCTCCACCTCCGGCGTCCGATGGTCGGGCCGGCCGGTTGAGAACAGGTCGAAGGACCGCGAAGCCCGCCGCCGCGTCAGCCGGGCCTCAAGCGTGTCTTGACCGCCGCGGTGCACAGTCGCAGCGCGGAGGACCGCCACGTCCCAGTTAGGGGGAGACCCGGTGCCCGAACCGACCATCAGCCCGGCCAGGCCCGTTCCCGGCCCGCTCACGGACCTTCCGCCCGACCTGACGCTCGACGGGGTGCTGAGCCGCGCGGCGGCCGCCGCCCCAGGACGGGACGCGGTGCGCACGGCCACGGCGGCGGAGACCAGGACGGTGACGTTCGCCGAGCTCGACGCGCAGGCCTCCCGGGTCGCCGGAGCCCTGTCCGGCCTGGCCGGCCCGGCCGGCGCGGCGTCCGGCGCCATGGTCGCGCTGGCCCCGGCGCCCGGCCTCCCGTACGCGGCCGCCCTGCACGGCATCGTCCGCGCCGGTCACGTGGCCGTCACGGTGAAGCCGATGCTGAGCGCGGACGACCTGGCCCGCGTGCTGAGGTCCACCGGAGCCCGGGTGGCCTTCCTCACCGAGGCGCTGGCGGCGCGGGCGGACCCGGCCGCGCTGGACCGCGTGGTGGTGACCGACCGGGACGAGCCCGCGGCGGGCTGGCCGGCCGGCTGGACGACGTACGCGCAGGTGCTGGCGGGCGCGGACCTGCCGGGGCCGGGCGGGCCCCGGACGGACCCGGAGTCGCCCGCGCTGGTGCACTTCACCCACGGCACGACCGGCACGCCGAAGGGCGTGCTGCTGTCCCACCGCAACCTGGTGGCCAACGCCGCGCAGACCGCCTGGGCGCACGAGCTCGACCGGTACGACGTGGTGCTCAACCACCTGCCGATCCTGCACTGCATGCACGTCAACGGCCCGATCTGGGCGGGCGCGACACAGGTGCTGTGCCTGGACCCCGACGTGGAGTCGGCGATCCGGCTGGCCAACGAGCACGGCGCCCGCTGCTTCTACGCCCAGCCGGGCCAGCTCGTCCGGCTGGCCGCCGACGAACGGCTCGACCGGCTGCGCCTGACCACCGTCGAGGTGATCCGCACCGGCGGGACGCACCTGCCGGCGGCCACGGCCCGCACCCTGTCGGAGCACTTCGGCGTGCCGGTGGTGCAGGGGTACGGGCTGGTGGAGACCAGCAGCCTGACGCACTCGGACCTGCGCGCCGCACCCGGCCCCGGCACGGTCGGCCTTCCGGTGCCGCACACCGAATGCGTGATCGCCGACCCGGACACGGGACGGCCGCTGCCGGCGGGCCGGCGCGGCGAGGTGCGGGTCCGCGGCCCCCAGGTGGCGCTCGGCTACCTCGGCCGCGACGACGCGCCCGTCGACGCCGACGGCTGGCTGAGCACGGGTGACGTCGGTTACCTCGACGGCGGCCGGCTGGTGCTGGTGGACCGGATCGGCGACCTGTTTAAGGTCGGCAACGAGCTCGTGTCGCCGACCGAGGTCGAGCAGGTGCTCCTGGCCCAGCCGGTGGTCCAGGAGTGCGTGGTGGTCGGCTACCCCGACGAGGTGCTGGGGCAGGTGCCGTACGCGCTGGTCGTCCCGGAGGACCGGGCGAGCGACGCGCAGCTCGCGGCGGCCGTCGCGGCGGCCAACGAGCGCCTGGCCCCGCACCAGCGCATCCGCCGCGTGTCGGCGATCTACTCCATCCCCGGGGCGGCCACCGGCAAGGTCAACCGCCGCGCCCTGCGGGAACGGGTGATCGCCGGCGAACCGTCCCGCCGAGATCGAGGAGCGCCAACGATGATCGTCCTGATGAACAAGGTCACGGTGACAGGTGACATGGCGGAGTTCGAGCGCGCGCACGACGAGATCGCCGCCTTCATGCGCGCCCAGCCGGGAGCGCGCGGGTTCCGCCTGCTCGGCTCCCTGGACGAGCCGAACGTGTTCGTCGAGCTCGCCGAGTGGGACAGCCAGGAGGCGCACGCCGCCGCCGTCCGCTCGCCCGGCTTCGTGGAGCGCGCGCGGGCGCTGCGCGCGGTGGCGGAGCTCGATCTCGGCAAGTACCGCGTGGTCCGCGCCGAGCGGGCCTGACGGATCTTCCTCACCCGGCCCCGCCGGCGGCCTGTGTCATCACCCGGACCAGGCGCCGGCCGCGCTCCGCGCCGCCGGCCGCGCCATCCACGGCCGGCCGGCGCGGCGCAGGGGGCCAGTCGTGGCGTGCCGCCCCGCGTGATCCGCGGGCGCGGCACGCCACGGTCACTCCCGCCCGACCCTGACGGCACTGGAGGTGTGCGTACGTGCATCGGCTGATCGACGACGAGCTCGGCCGGACGGCGTCCGGCGGAGCGCCGGACCCCGGCGTCCGGTCGGAGGAGGTGACGGTCGAGCCGTGGGTGCTGTGCGAGCGGTGCCGGGCGATCGTCTACGGCCCCGCCCTGGCCCGCGCGCAGCGGGTGTGCCCCGAATGCGGCCGGCACGCCCGCCTGACCGCGCCGGAACGGCTGCGGACGCTGCTCGACCCCGGCTCGATCGTCCCGCTGGAGGCGCCGCCGCGCGCCGAGGACCCGCTGCGCTTCACCGACACCCGCCCGTACGCCGACCGGCTGCGCGAGGCGCGGAAGCTGACCGGCCTGGAGGAGGCGGTGGTGTGCGCGCGGGGCGCGGTGGACGGCCGCCCGGTGGTGGCGGCCGTCATGGACTTCCGGTTCCTCGGCGGCAGCCTGGGCGGGGCGGTGGGCGAGCTGATCACGCTCGCGGCCGAGGCGGCGCTGCGGGACCGCGCCCCGTTCGTCATCGTGAGCGCCTCGGGCGGCGCCCGCATGCAGGAGGGCGTCATCTCCCTGCTGCAGATGGCCAAGACCAGCCGGGCGCTGGCCGAGCTCGACCGGGCGGGGGTGCTCACCGTGTCCCTGGTCACCGACCCGACCTTCGGCGGGGTGGCCGCCTCGTTCGCGACGTTGTGCGACGTGATCGTGGCCGAGCCGGGCGCGCGTCTCGGTTTCGCCGGCCCCCGCGTCGTCCAGCAGACGATCGGCGCCTCGCTGCCGCCGGGCTTCCAGACGGCGGAGTTCCTGCTCGGCAAGGGGTTCGTGGACGTCGTCCGGCCGCGTGCCGGGCTGCGGGAGACGCTGTCCGGGCTGCTGGCGGCGGCCGGAGGCGGGCGACCGGCCCCGGCGCGGGGAGCCGACCCGGCGGTCACGGACCCGAACCTGCTGCCCGACCGTTCCCCCTGGGACGTGGTGCGCCTGGCCAGGGACATCGAGCGGCCCACCACCCTGGACTACGTGCGCCTGCTGCTCGACGACTTCACCGAGCTGCACGGCGACCGGCTGTCGGGCGACTGCCCCGCGATCGTCGCGGGGCTCGGGCGGATGGACGGCCGGCCCGTCGCGGTGATCGGCCACCAGAAGGGCCACACGGCCGCCGAGCTGGCCGCGCGCAACTACGGCATGGCCTCGCCCGCCGGGTACCGCAAGGCGGCCCGGGTGCTGCGGCTGGCGGCCAAGCTCGGCGTCCCCGTGGTCACGCTGATCGACACGCCGGGCGCGCACCCGGGTGTCGAGGCCGAGGAGAACGGGCAGGCCGTGGCCATCGCCGAGAACCTGCGGCTGCTGTCGCTGCTGCCCGTTCCCGTGGTGGCGGTGGTCGTCGGGGAGGGCGGCAGCGGAGGGGCGCTGGCCCTGGCCGTCGCCGACGAGGTGCTGATGTTCGCCAACGCCGTGTACTCGGTGATCTCGCCCGAGGGCTGCGCGGCGATCCTCTGGAAGGACCCGAAGGCCGCGCCGGACGCCGCGGTGGCCCTGGGCGTGGACCCGCGCCGGCTGCTCGCGCTGGGCGCGGTGGACGGGGTGCTGCCCGAGCCCGCGGGCGGGACGGGCGCCGACCCGTCGGCCGCGGCGGAGACGCTGCGGCAGGCGCTGTCCGTCCGGCTGGCGAGGCTCGCGCAGCTGCCGCCCGACCGGCTGCTGAGCGAGCGCGCGGCCCGGCTGCGCGCCGCCGGCGAGGGCACGCGATGACCCCGGTCTCCCCCGGCCCCGACCTCACCGCAGCAACGGGAGGAACGCCATGAGCGCACCGCACGGCAACGGAGACGGCCCGCCGGCCCTGGCCGGCCCCCGGCACGACAGCGCGCACGAGCGCGGGGACGGCGACACGCTGGGCGCGGTCCGCGAGACCGCCCTCCAGGTGCTCGGCGCGCTGCCGCACCCGCCCTCCGCCCTGCGGATCCAGGTGGGGGCCGTGACGCTGGAGCTGGACTGGCCGGTGAACGCCGCCCCCCAGGGCGCCCCGCCCGGGCCCGCCTCGCCCGCGGCGCCCGCCGCGGGCGCCGCGGACCACATCGGCGCGGTGTCGGTCGGCGTGTTCTACCGGGCGCCGGAGCCGGGCGCGGAGCCGTTCGTCAGGGAAGGGTCGGTGGTGGCGGCCGGCCAGCAGGTGGCGATCGTGGAGGCGATGAAGCTGATGATCCCGGTCACCGCCACGCGCGCGTGCCGCATCGTGAGGGCCCTGGTGGAGGACGGGAGCGCGGTGGAGTTCGACCAGCCGCTGTTCGAGATCGCGGCGGCGGGGGCGTGATGGGCGGCGCGGAACGGCCCTTCCGCACGGTGCTGATCGCCAACCGCGGGGAGATCGCGCTGCGCGTCGCCCGCACCTGCCGCGACATGGGCATCAGGACGGTGGCCGTGCACTCGACCGACGACCGCGACTCGCCGGTGGTGCGTTACGCCGACGCGGCCGTCCAGATCGGCCCGGCGCCGGCGCGGCGCAGCTATCTGAACATGGCGGCGATCCTGCAGGCGGCGCTCGGCAGCGGCGCCGACGCCGTGCACCCCGGCTACGGCTTCCTGTCGGAGAACCCCGACTTCGCCGAGGCGTGCCTGGCCAGCGGGCTGACGTTCATCGGCCCGTCCCCGGCGGCCATGCGGCGGCTCGGCGACAAGTCCGCGGCCAGGCGGCTCATGGCGCAGGCGGGGCTCCCGCTGCTGCCGGGCACGCTGGAGCCGACCGGCTCGCTCGCCGAGGCCGAGTCGGCGGCCGCCGGGATCGGCTACCCGCTGATCATCAAGGCGGTGGCGGGCGGCGGCGGCCGCGGGATGCGGGTGGTGCGGCGGGCGGCCGACCTCGCCCACGCCTACCGGACGACCAGGGCCGCCGCGCAGACCCTCTTCGGCGACGGCCGCGTCTACCTCGAACGTTTCCTTCCGCACGCCCGGCACGTGGAGATCCAGATCCTGTGCGACGCGTACGGCGGGGCGTTGCACCTGGGCGAGCGCGACTGCTCGGTGCAGCGCCGCCGGCAGAAGCTCATCGAGGAGACCCCCGCCCCCGGCGTGCCCGCGGGCACGCTGGAGCGGATGTGCGCGGCGGCGATCGCCGGGGCGCGGGCCGCCGGCTACTCCGGGGCCGGGACGTTCGAGTTCCTGGTGGACCCGGCGGGCCGCTTCTTCTTCATGGAGACCAACTGCCGGATCCAGGTGGAGCACCCGGTGACCGAGATGGCCACCGGCATCGACCTGGTGAGGGAGCAGATCAGGATCGCGGCGGGGCTGCCGCTCAGCCTGTCGCAGCAGGACGTGCGGCCGCGTGGCGCGGTCATCGAGTGCCGGGTCAACGCCGAGGACCCCGACCGTGACTTCGCGCCCGCGCCCGGCAGGCTGGCCGGGTTCGCGCCGCCGCTGGGGCCCTTCATCCGGGTGGACACGCACGCCTTCCCCGGCTACCGGGTGCCGGCCGCCTACGACTCGCTGCTGGCCAAGGTGGTCGTCTGGGCTCCGGACCGGGAGCAGGCCGTCGCCCGGATGCGGCGGGCGCTGGCCGAGTTCCAGGTCGCGGGCGTGGCGACCACGATCCCGTTCCTGCGGCGGGTGCTGGACGACCCGGAGTTCGTGCGCGGCGGCCACGGCACCGACCTGGCCGACCGGCTGCTCGGCCGGCCGGACGGCGCGCCGTGACCGCCGCCGCCTCAGGCGCTCCGCGAGCGCCCGTCCCGCCTCACGCGTTCTCCTTGTTGAACATGCGCGTGCCGGCCGCGACGCAGGCCACGCACATGCCGACGGCCGCCACGAACCCCCACAGGACGGTGCTCCCGCTGTAGTGGCCGGAGAACAGGTCGCGGACGCCGTCCACGATGTAGCGCAGCGGGTTGAGCCGGGACAGCACGTCGAGCCATGGCGGCGCGAGGCTCATCGGCAGCAGGATGCCCGACAGCAGCATGATCGGCAGGGCGGCGAACGTGACGACGGGCGCGAACTGGTCCTCGGACTTCAGCCCGACGCCCAGCGCCAGCGACAGCGCGGCCAGCCCGGCGGCCAGGAACGACAGGATGACCAGCCCGAGGAAGATCCCGAGCAGCTGGGCGCGCATGCCGAGCGCGAACCCGGCCGCGGTGACCAGGACCGCCTGCACGATCATGATGGTCAGGTTGTTGAGCACCCGGCCCATCAGCATGGCCAGCCGGCTGACCGGAGTCACGCGCATGCGCTCGATCACGCCGGCGCGCAGGTCGGAGATGATGCTGAACCCGGCGAAGCCAGGCCCGAACAGGGCCAGGTACACGAGCACGCCGGGCACGAAGACGGTCCAGGAGTTGGAGCCGCCGCCCGTACCGGGAGTGATCTTGATGAGCAGCGGCCCGAAGAGCACCAGGTACAGGATCGGCTGGATCATCCCCATGATGATCCCGATCTTGGTCTTGAACGTGTAGGCCAGGTGGACGCGGTAGAGCATGAGCGTCTCTCTGATGATGCGCATGGTCACCTCGCTCAGGCGTTGACGGCGCCGTCGCCGGCGCCGGTGAGGGTGAGGAAGACGTCGTCGAGGGTGGGCCGGTCGACGTGGATGGCGGTCACGTCGGCGCCGGACTGGTCCAGGGCGCGCACCGTGGCCATGATGGCGCGCTCGCCCACGTCGGTGCGGAAGCGGAGCCGTCGCTCCTCCTCCACCAGGTCGCGGACGAACGGCTGCGCCTTGAGCCGTTCGAGCGCCGGGCCGAGGTCGCCGTCGATCTCGACGGTGACGGCGTCGCCCGACACGCGCCGCTTGAGCGCCTCCGGGCTGTCCTCGGCGATGATCTTGCCTTGGTCGAGGATGAGCACCCGGTCGCACAGGGCGTCGGCCTCGTCCAGGTAGTGGGTGCTGAGGAAGACCGTGGTGCCCAGGTCGTCGCGCAGGCGGCGGATGTAGGACCACAGATGGTTGCGGCCGGCCGGGTCGAGCCCGGCGCTGGGCTCGTCCAGGAAGATGAGCCGGGGCTTGTGCACCAGGCCGAGCGCGATGTCCAGGCGGCGGCGCTGGCCGCCCGACAGCGTGCCGATGATCCGGTCGCGC
The Actinomadura luzonensis genome window above contains:
- a CDS encoding NAD-dependent epimerase/dehydratase family protein, giving the protein MNSPGRVLVLGGTGFIGGHLCTAFAQAGDDVLAVASGPVTAPPVPLLALDLLELAVPDLTALLITERATAVVNATGAVWGATDEDMTAVHAVLVERLVAAAADVPWRPRLIQLGSMYEYGPVPQGRPVDEATDTRPVSWYGSTKLRGSRAVLAASRQGRVNGLVLRVSNTIGPGVPRDSLLGRTCEQLLAAGGDGPAVLHFTPLQDERDFVDISDVVRAVRAAVAAPVSGQVLNIGGGRVVGVRRLVEMLIAVSGIAAHVVETAPPDEESRAVRSVGLGWVQADISAARRLLGWAPQRPLEESLHAIWHAAAIGAARRASTRPSTPAPGTVAAMNDGR
- a CDS encoding glucose-1-phosphate thymidylyltransferase, which produces MKALVLAGGTGTRLRPLSYSMPKQLVPIANKPVLLHCLEDIAEIGVRDVGVIVGGHAQEIREEFGDGSALGLRITYLRQDEALGLAHCVLVARDFLGADDFVMYLGDNLLTGGIGAAAREFRARRPAAQILVRPVPDPSAFGVAVTDPSGRVTALVEKPRRPVGNLAVLGVYFFTPAVHEAVAAIEPSGRGELEITDALQWLVAAGHEVRARRFDGFWQDTGRIEDVLRCNRVLLEDITGRIDGEIDADSELSGQVIIEAGAKIVRSRIQGPAIIGADTLVEDSSVGPYASLGRGCVIRDSGVASSILLAEVAVSHVRHICDSLIGRAAQVRTAAAHVPHHRLVIGDTSTVEVQG
- a CDS encoding nuclear transport factor 2 family protein, giving the protein MTTTGIITPAELRAEVEQFYAAHFHLLDEGRAEEWALTFTDDGVFHPPGGREPVRGRAALAGGVGAGYRRLLEADEVHRHWHGMIEITPRAADGAVLVRCYALILATPSGGPTRTHLSCVCEDVLVRVEGRLLVRERRVHRDDQRGT
- a CDS encoding FAD-dependent monooxygenase encodes the protein MDEITTDVCVVGGGPAGLTLSLLLLRSGLGVTLVERSATLERHYRGEILQPGGARVLDRLGALEGARARGACPLSGFRFTAGGVTRLEIDYTRLPGPYNYLLSVPQRHVLAELTERCERLPGFVRLAGAGIGGLLTEEGRVTGVVTSGGRTARVRARCVVGADGRYSKTRRLAGIGQERLDAFEHDLLWFRLELPPAERPGLVRIDRGPGGAVLLHDSYPDRVQIAWVVPHGGYAALAAEGVGPIKDELRAALPRYAAAIDEQITRLADLTLLDVFSGCATAWAADGLVLIGDAAHTHGPLGAQGINLAVQDAALLHPLLVEALADGAPDAGALAAFEIARRPDVEKVLAVQLAQAESMFGDGGPRRSPPADDAITSWIAFGNPGITVRTDLFTVADQ
- a CDS encoding SRPBCC family protein, which translates into the protein MTQATAHRAEYRITVQAPPETVFDRVADVRFWPQWFGPVVHADRAARSADRDEIQVWELGAGETVTTWRAARTLDAAALRITAGAEEWVFGARPDGGTDVSLHVTGPAADGPADGPAGREARLRDRLAELKAAAELPDELTIDFRDPVFAGGDVRDAWKVLYEADKWPEKLEHVISLDMTENVPNIQFFDMVTPVKGGGSVTTRSVRVCLPHELIVYKQITPPPLMSAHTGHWRFTPTPEGVVLESRHTCTIRPDRLDVLGPGTTVADARRFLRRHLSANSTTNLRLAKQYAEEQAGVS
- the rfbB gene encoding dTDP-glucose 4,6-dehydratase; this encodes MRILVTGGAGFIGSHYVRQVLEGGYGPPGSRVTVLDKLTYAGRRENLPAEHPGLTFVRGDVCDLPLLLDVLPGHDAVVHFAAESHVDRSVADGAAFAVTNVCGTQTLLEACRRTGIARVVHVSTDEVYGSVASGSCAEDAPLAPNSPYAASKAGGDLIARSYWRTHGLDLSITRCSNNYGPYQYPEKLIPLFVTNLLRGVPVPLYGDGGNRREWLHVDDHCRAVDLVLRRGRAGEVYNVGGGAELTNREVTGLLLGHLGAGADMVRHVTDRKAHDYRYSVDDSKIRRELGYAPRIDFATGLADTVTWYRDHPEWWKPLILRSASSGH
- a CDS encoding AMP-binding protein, coding for MPEPTISPARPVPGPLTDLPPDLTLDGVLSRAAAAAPGRDAVRTATAAETRTVTFAELDAQASRVAGALSGLAGPAGAASGAMVALAPAPGLPYAAALHGIVRAGHVAVTVKPMLSADDLARVLRSTGARVAFLTEALAARADPAALDRVVVTDRDEPAAGWPAGWTTYAQVLAGADLPGPGGPRTDPESPALVHFTHGTTGTPKGVLLSHRNLVANAAQTAWAHELDRYDVVLNHLPILHCMHVNGPIWAGATQVLCLDPDVESAIRLANEHGARCFYAQPGQLVRLAADERLDRLRLTTVEVIRTGGTHLPAATARTLSEHFGVPVVQGYGLVETSSLTHSDLRAAPGPGTVGLPVPHTECVIADPDTGRPLPAGRRGEVRVRGPQVALGYLGRDDAPVDADGWLSTGDVGYLDGGRLVLVDRIGDLFKVGNELVSPTEVEQVLLAQPVVQECVVVGYPDEVLGQVPYALVVPEDRASDAQLAAAVAAANERLAPHQRIRRVSAIYSIPGAATGKVNRRALRERVIAGEPSRRDRGAPTMIVLMNKVTVTGDMAEFERAHDEIAAFMRAQPGARGFRLLGSLDEPNVFVELAEWDSQEAHAAAVRSPGFVERARALRAVAELDLGKYRVVRAERA
- the accA gene encoding acetyl-CoA carboxylase carboxyl transferase subunit alpha, producing the protein MHRLIDDELGRTASGGAPDPGVRSEEVTVEPWVLCERCRAIVYGPALARAQRVCPECGRHARLTAPERLRTLLDPGSIVPLEAPPRAEDPLRFTDTRPYADRLREARKLTGLEEAVVCARGAVDGRPVVAAVMDFRFLGGSLGGAVGELITLAAEAALRDRAPFVIVSASGGARMQEGVISLLQMAKTSRALAELDRAGVLTVSLVTDPTFGGVAASFATLCDVIVAEPGARLGFAGPRVVQQTIGASLPPGFQTAEFLLGKGFVDVVRPRAGLRETLSGLLAAAGGGRPAPARGADPAVTDPNLLPDRSPWDVVRLARDIERPTTLDYVRLLLDDFTELHGDRLSGDCPAIVAGLGRMDGRPVAVIGHQKGHTAAELAARNYGMASPAGYRKAARVLRLAAKLGVPVVTLIDTPGAHPGVEAEENGQAVAIAENLRLLSLLPVPVVAVVVGEGGSGGALALAVADEVLMFANAVYSVISPEGCAAILWKDPKAAPDAAVALGVDPRRLLALGAVDGVLPEPAGGTGADPSAAAETLRQALSVRLARLAQLPPDRLLSERAARLRAAGEGTR